From one Thunnus maccoyii chromosome 6, fThuMac1.1, whole genome shotgun sequence genomic stretch:
- the si:ch1073-145m9.1 gene encoding CDP-diacylglycerol--glycerol-3-phosphate 3-phosphatidyltransferase isoform X1, which translates to MVHKVLLYWPNIIGYFRIGLVFAAWAAYEIPAVFVLFYSISIALDGVDGWLARRLGQTSRFGAWLDVVVDNLGRGMLWSQLYEWGWLVSTLEWCVFVCNHSARGDHWKNSFTTSPAIIQAIMANGFRTPLGTWVVSGLHCLPLWLYGYQRGLLSSWLYLPLWIQVLGTVLLAAGRLLALSVEVFCIWTYIDFLTNDELEEKKN; encoded by the exons ATGGTGCACAAAGTTCTGCTTTACTGGCCGAATATCATTG gatACTTTCGAATTGGCCTTGTGTTTGCTGCTTGGGCAGCATATGAAATACCAGcagtgtttgttcttttttactCGATCTCCATAGCACTTGATG GAGTAGATGGCTGGCTGGCCAGGAGGCTGGGTCAGACCTCCAGGTTTGGGGCCTGGCTTGACGTAGTGGTGGACAACCTGGGCAGAGGCATGCTGTGGAGCCAGCTGTATGAG TGGGGTTGGCTGGTGTCTACACTGgagtggtgtgtgtttgtgtgcaaccACAGTGCCCGAGGTGACCACTGGAAGAACAGCTTCACCACCAGCCCTGCAATCATACAAGCCATCATGGCCAATG GGTTTCGGACACCCCTCGGCACATGGGTGGTGAGCGGGCTGCACTGCCTCCCGCTGTGGCTGTACGGGTACCAGCGAGGTTTACTGTCCAGCTGGTTGTATCTGCCGCTCTGGATTCAGGTTCTGGGGACTGTGCTGCTGGCTGCAGGCCGCCTGCTAGCTCTGTCAGTGGAG GTGTTTTGTATATGGACATACATTGATTTCCTCACCAATGAtgagctggaggagaaaaagaacTGA
- the si:ch1073-145m9.1 gene encoding uncharacterized protein si:ch1073-145m9.1 isoform X2: MVHKVLLYWPNIIGVDGWLARRLGQTSRFGAWLDVVVDNLGRGMLWSQLYEWGWLVSTLEWCVFVCNHSARGDHWKNSFTTSPAIIQAIMANGFRTPLGTWVVSGLHCLPLWLYGYQRGLLSSWLYLPLWIQVLGTVLLAAGRLLALSVEVFCIWTYIDFLTNDELEEKKN, translated from the exons ATGGTGCACAAAGTTCTGCTTTACTGGCCGAATATCATTG GAGTAGATGGCTGGCTGGCCAGGAGGCTGGGTCAGACCTCCAGGTTTGGGGCCTGGCTTGACGTAGTGGTGGACAACCTGGGCAGAGGCATGCTGTGGAGCCAGCTGTATGAG TGGGGTTGGCTGGTGTCTACACTGgagtggtgtgtgtttgtgtgcaaccACAGTGCCCGAGGTGACCACTGGAAGAACAGCTTCACCACCAGCCCTGCAATCATACAAGCCATCATGGCCAATG GGTTTCGGACACCCCTCGGCACATGGGTGGTGAGCGGGCTGCACTGCCTCCCGCTGTGGCTGTACGGGTACCAGCGAGGTTTACTGTCCAGCTGGTTGTATCTGCCGCTCTGGATTCAGGTTCTGGGGACTGTGCTGCTGGCTGCAGGCCGCCTGCTAGCTCTGTCAGTGGAG GTGTTTTGTATATGGACATACATTGATTTCCTCACCAATGAtgagctggaggagaaaaagaacTGA